The following proteins are encoded in a genomic region of Dyadobacter sp. UC 10:
- a CDS encoding FecR family protein, protein MDSYLSFSVEDFVWDDAFRNWVLRPTREDQTKWETWLRENPTKAETVFQARELVLALGPGSVKLPPLEKERAVSRIMDQFDERLDKAATGAVFSGSRWLLAACSVILVMGIAWLFNKYDKRPVRYEQLVSAAETELREVQNVTDKVMRIQLPDSSSVLLDPGSKLSFPDQFAAGKREVILSGSAFFDITRQANRPFYVYADEIVTKVLGTSFHVRSFSDEKDVSVEVKTGRVAVFTAESAQIQNLPAGNELSGVVIEPNQRIVVARETAKMTKTLVPNPVPITSEHISPDFKFEDFPVSEIFKTLQKAYGIEIIFDENIMKDCPVTATLTDLSLYEKLDLVCNAVGAKYEVIDGRIIVEGKGCQDK, encoded by the coding sequence ATGGATAGTTACCTGTCTTTCTCGGTTGAAGATTTCGTTTGGGACGATGCATTCCGTAACTGGGTACTGCGGCCCACACGGGAAGATCAGACCAAATGGGAAACCTGGCTCCGCGAAAATCCCACAAAAGCCGAAACGGTTTTTCAAGCCCGCGAACTCGTCCTGGCATTAGGGCCGGGTTCCGTAAAGCTTCCGCCCCTCGAAAAGGAGAGGGCAGTTTCGAGGATCATGGACCAGTTTGATGAGCGGCTGGATAAGGCAGCTACCGGCGCTGTGTTCTCAGGGTCACGCTGGCTGTTGGCCGCCTGCTCGGTTATTTTAGTGATGGGAATCGCCTGGTTATTTAATAAATACGATAAAAGACCGGTGCGTTACGAGCAGCTCGTCTCAGCAGCCGAAACAGAACTGAGAGAAGTGCAGAATGTGACGGACAAGGTAATGCGCATTCAGTTACCCGACAGCAGCTCCGTACTGCTTGATCCCGGAAGTAAGCTCAGTTTTCCGGATCAATTTGCCGCAGGTAAGAGAGAAGTGATCCTTTCGGGCAGTGCATTTTTTGATATTACCAGGCAGGCCAACCGTCCCTTTTATGTGTATGCCGATGAAATTGTCACGAAAGTGCTCGGTACCAGTTTTCACGTAAGGTCTTTTTCGGATGAAAAAGATGTTTCCGTGGAGGTCAAGACCGGGCGGGTGGCCGTATTTACTGCTGAATCTGCGCAAATACAAAATCTCCCGGCCGGCAACGAGCTCTCCGGGGTGGTGATCGAACCCAATCAGCGTATTGTTGTGGCGCGTGAAACCGCGAAAATGACTAAAACACTTGTTCCTAATCCCGTTCCTATTACCTCGGAGCATATATCCCCGGATTTCAAATTCGAAGACTTTCCTGTTTCTGAAATTTTTAAAACCCTGCAAAAAGCCTATGGTATAGAGATCATTTTCGATGAGAATATTATGAAAGATTGCCCGGTAACCGCCACGCTGACCGATTTGTCCCTCTATGAAAAACTTGACCTCGTCTGCAATGCAGTCGGAGCGAAATATGAAGTAATAGATGGGCGGATTATTGTCGAAGGAAAGGGTTGCCAGGATAAGTAA
- a CDS encoding RNA polymerase sigma factor — MKTFSLNAIEEDEVAHLWYLALAGDRSSFQQLLETTYDLMFQYGHKFNKDTELVKDAIQDVFLEILEKRHVLNQDIPPKAYLLASLRRRLNRLGNRQRWLLSGDPVMESADFDVEFSAEDCLIQSEYTRSIGDQMASLMNGLPKRQKEVVYLRFFENLERDEIAYMMEIRPQSVSNLLQTAFKWLKTQWKPIISLILPGLFSDKIIF; from the coding sequence ATGAAAACTTTTTCCCTTAACGCCATCGAGGAAGATGAGGTCGCGCACCTCTGGTACCTGGCGCTGGCGGGAGACAGGAGTTCCTTTCAACAACTGCTCGAAACAACCTACGACCTGATGTTTCAATATGGTCATAAGTTCAACAAGGATACGGAGCTGGTGAAAGATGCGATCCAGGATGTATTTCTTGAAATACTCGAAAAAAGGCATGTTTTAAATCAGGATATTCCCCCCAAAGCCTATCTGCTCGCATCCCTTCGCAGGCGGCTGAACAGGCTCGGAAACCGTCAGCGCTGGCTTTTGTCCGGCGATCCGGTGATGGAGTCGGCCGATTTCGACGTCGAGTTTAGTGCAGAGGATTGCCTGATCCAATCCGAGTATACCAGAAGTATCGGCGATCAGATGGCTTCGCTGATGAACGGGTTGCCCAAAAGACAAAAAGAAGTCGTGTACCTGCGCTTTTTCGAGAATCTGGAAAGGGATGAAATCGCTTATATGATGGAAATCCGCCCCCAGTCCGTATCCAATTTGCTTCAGACCGCTTTCAAATGGCTCAAAACCCAGTGGAAGCCGATTATTTCCCTCATCCTGCCCGGTCTGTTTTCAGACAAAATAATTTTTTAA
- a CDS encoding sugar phosphate isomerase/epimerase family protein, with protein sequence MKDFDASESAGSRRDWLKKSAVLGSALLTGSLAEVTAAVKPAVTRRLPIAVSTYSYWPLSGPKYPIKNVIEDAARLGFDGVEILHRSMEEDTVVYQNKLKRIAFDNGMALPLLSIHQNFLQPDVAKRKADIEHTYKCINMASQMGIPCVRMNTGSWGTVKNKRQTDYYTHGVEPPIEGYTDEDGIKWTIDGMGECLQYAEKEGIVLALENHWGLSSNIDYLLRMYNALKSSPSMGLNVDTGNFVGEPYAGLEKLAPYATIVQAKTYFGGGTFYDKEMDYTRIGKIFEKANYKGFVSLEMEGKEDPKTSVPKSLELLRKAFTFTA encoded by the coding sequence ATGAAAGATTTTGACGCATCAGAAAGTGCGGGTTCAAGACGGGACTGGCTGAAAAAATCGGCTGTGCTCGGTTCCGCGCTGCTTACCGGATCGCTGGCAGAAGTAACTGCCGCAGTAAAGCCTGCAGTAACGCGACGCCTGCCGATTGCCGTTTCGACCTATTCCTACTGGCCACTGTCAGGTCCGAAGTATCCAATTAAAAACGTGATCGAAGACGCAGCCCGCCTTGGGTTTGACGGGGTGGAGATCCTGCACCGGTCCATGGAAGAAGATACGGTCGTCTATCAGAATAAATTGAAGCGCATTGCCTTTGACAACGGCATGGCGCTGCCGCTACTCTCAATTCACCAGAACTTTTTGCAGCCAGATGTCGCCAAACGCAAGGCGGATATTGAGCATACCTACAAATGCATCAATATGGCGTCGCAAATGGGTATTCCCTGCGTGCGGATGAATACCGGCTCCTGGGGGACGGTCAAAAATAAGAGACAGACAGACTATTATACCCACGGCGTAGAACCACCGATTGAAGGATATACGGATGAGGACGGTATCAAATGGACGATTGACGGAATGGGGGAGTGTCTTCAATATGCTGAAAAAGAAGGTATTGTACTTGCACTGGAAAATCACTGGGGATTATCATCCAATATCGACTACCTGCTGAGAATGTATAATGCCTTGAAAAGCTCGCCTTCTATGGGACTGAATGTGGACACGGGCAATTTTGTCGGTGAGCCTTATGCAGGCCTGGAAAAGCTAGCTCCCTACGCCACGATCGTACAGGCTAAAACCTATTTCGGCGGCGGTACATTTTATGATAAGGAAATGGATTATACCAGGATCGGGAAAATTTTCGAAAAAGCGAATTATAAAGGTTTTGTTTCGCTCGAAATGGAAGGGAAGGAAGACCCCAAAACATCTGTTCCAAAAAGTCTGGAACTGCTGAGAAAAGCATTTACTTTCACCGCCTGA
- a CDS encoding SDR family NAD(P)-dependent oxidoreductase has product MENTGKYALITGATSGIGLELAKLFAKDGYNLVITARDETELHETAGLLEQNGISVVTIAKDLFDREQAFSLYAEVKQRDIEIDVLVNNAGQGVYGKFDQTDIDRELQIIDLNISSLVILTKCFLTDMVARNSGKILNLASIASKVPGPWQAVYHGTKAFVLSFSEAVREEVKDTGITVTALMPGVTDTDFFNKADMQDSKAVQDESAKADPADVALDGYKALMAGDDKVISGLKNKLQMAMSAVTPDSIAAKQMNEQQKPVDKDDI; this is encoded by the coding sequence ATGGAAAATACAGGAAAATATGCCCTGATAACGGGCGCGACAAGTGGGATCGGATTGGAATTGGCCAAACTGTTTGCAAAAGACGGGTATAACCTCGTGATCACGGCAAGGGATGAAACCGAGTTGCATGAAACCGCCGGGTTGCTGGAACAGAATGGCATTTCGGTCGTCACGATCGCGAAAGATCTGTTTGACCGTGAGCAGGCATTTTCACTATACGCCGAAGTGAAGCAGCGCGACATTGAAATTGACGTGCTGGTCAACAATGCAGGACAGGGAGTTTACGGAAAGTTTGATCAGACTGATATCGATCGCGAATTACAGATCATCGACCTCAACATCAGCTCACTGGTCATCCTGACCAAATGCTTCCTGACAGACATGGTAGCCAGAAACTCTGGCAAAATTTTAAACCTGGCATCCATCGCAAGCAAGGTACCCGGCCCGTGGCAGGCTGTTTACCATGGTACCAAAGCATTCGTCCTATCCTTTTCGGAGGCCGTCAGGGAAGAAGTGAAAGATACCGGGATTACCGTGACCGCATTGATGCCCGGCGTAACCGATACTGACTTTTTCAATAAGGCAGATATGCAGGACAGCAAGGCCGTGCAGGACGAAAGCGCCAAAGCTGACCCGGCCGACGTGGCTCTGGATGGTTATAAGGCTTTAATGGCCGGCGACGATAAAGTTATTTCGGGGTTGAAAAACAAACTGCAAATGGCCATGTCGGCTGTGACGCCCGACAGTATTGCTGCGAAGCAAATGAACGAGCAGCAAAAGCCAGTCGATAAAGACGATATTTAA
- a CDS encoding ATP-binding cassette domain-containing protein translates to MDPFNKSDRDVTILEVDSILLEYKHRKILQNIYLRVQKGEIIGLLGRNGSGKSSLLEVIYGIRAAQNCSVRVDNNFISNATATRI, encoded by the coding sequence ATGGATCCTTTTAACAAGTCTGATCGCGATGTGACGATTTTGGAAGTTGATAGTATTTTGCTCGAGTACAAGCATCGTAAAATTCTTCAAAATATTTATTTGCGAGTCCAAAAGGGAGAAATTATCGGTCTCCTGGGCAGAAACGGAAGTGGCAAATCGAGTTTGCTAGAAGTGATATATGGCATTCGAGCCGCACAAAATTGCTCCGTCAGAGTAGATAATAACTTCATAAGCAACGCTACCGCCACAAGGATTTGA
- a CDS encoding ATP-binding cassette domain-containing protein — protein MAYLPQKPFVPGHLEVKKAFMLYKSQICEALNYFPEVEQLLSLRFDQLSGGQQRLIETIMVISSPSSFIILDEPFSNVMPLHIETVKAWLSVLKRSKGILVTDHYYRDVLTISDYIYLLNMDGRTIKLTEPIKQLKDFGYTN, from the coding sequence ATGGCCTATTTGCCGCAGAAACCGTTTGTTCCCGGCCATTTAGAAGTCAAGAAAGCATTCATGCTTTATAAATCTCAGATCTGCGAAGCGCTCAACTATTTTCCTGAGGTTGAGCAATTGCTGTCTCTTCGTTTTGACCAGTTATCTGGTGGTCAGCAGCGTTTGATCGAAACTATAATGGTTATTTCATCTCCTTCATCATTTATTATTTTGGATGAGCCTTTTTCAAATGTTATGCCCCTCCATATTGAAACAGTCAAAGCTTGGCTTTCGGTACTAAAAAGGAGTAAAGGTATTCTGGTAACAGATCACTATTATCGAGATGTACTAACCATTAGCGATTATATTTATTTACTAAACATGGACGGGCGAACCATTAAATTAACAGAGCCAATCAAGCAATTGAAAGACTTTGGTTATACAAATTAG
- a CDS encoding glycosyltransferase family 39 protein, which yields MTKANALLCGFIVLKFALQYLLIIPEYDLHRDEYLHLDQANHLAWGYLSVPPVTSWIATLIKWLGNGVFWVRFFPALCGVLTMLVVWKTVETLKGSLYACALAATCTLFSALMRLNQLFQPNSVDVLCWTTLYFILIKYIQSGKSKWLYLFAVIFAFGFLNKYNVAFLIVGLLPSILLTKHRQLLVTRPFLVAVLIGLILISPNLLWQYQNDFPVFHHMKELAETQLVNMSRADFFKEQFLYFVGAMIVLIPGWYALLVYKPFEAYRLFFFSIVFTLSVFVFLRAKGYYAIGIYPVYIAFGAVFVSVKLKPVWLRAAFIIIPVTIFIPVAMVAFPNQTPEQIVKNAKRFKNAGLLRWEDGKDHEIPQDFADMIGWKELAEKVDAAYASSPDPGNTLVLCDNYGQAGAINYYTKKGIDAVTFNADYVNWFDLSKRYKHVVRVKNAWEREAEIEETSPLFTQAIITDSITNRYARERGATIFLFLDAKVDINGRLAKEIEESRW from the coding sequence ATGACGAAAGCGAATGCTCTACTATGTGGTTTCATCGTTCTAAAATTTGCACTTCAATATTTATTGATCATCCCTGAATACGATCTGCATCGCGATGAATACCTGCATCTGGATCAGGCAAATCATCTCGCCTGGGGTTATCTTTCGGTCCCACCAGTCACTTCCTGGATCGCTACCCTGATCAAGTGGCTTGGAAATGGCGTTTTCTGGGTACGTTTCTTTCCCGCGCTATGCGGTGTATTGACCATGCTGGTGGTTTGGAAAACAGTCGAGACCTTAAAAGGCAGTTTATACGCCTGCGCCCTCGCCGCTACCTGTACATTATTTTCTGCTCTGATGCGATTGAATCAGCTTTTCCAGCCAAATTCAGTCGACGTGCTGTGTTGGACAACGCTCTATTTCATTCTGATCAAATACATTCAGTCGGGAAAATCGAAGTGGCTGTACCTGTTCGCGGTCATTTTTGCTTTTGGATTTTTAAATAAATACAATGTTGCTTTCCTGATTGTAGGGTTACTTCCTTCCATTTTACTAACCAAACACCGCCAGCTTTTAGTTACCCGTCCATTCCTCGTTGCCGTGTTAATTGGTTTGATATTGATCTCGCCGAATCTGCTCTGGCAATACCAAAACGACTTCCCCGTATTTCACCATATGAAAGAACTGGCCGAAACGCAACTTGTCAATATGAGCCGGGCCGACTTTTTCAAAGAGCAATTTTTATACTTCGTCGGCGCTATGATCGTGCTAATTCCGGGATGGTACGCATTGCTGGTCTACAAACCATTTGAGGCATATCGTCTCTTCTTTTTTTCGATCGTCTTTACGTTGTCGGTGTTCGTTTTTCTGAGGGCGAAAGGATACTACGCGATCGGTATTTATCCGGTCTATATTGCATTTGGGGCTGTTTTTGTTTCAGTTAAATTAAAACCGGTTTGGCTGCGTGCTGCATTTATCATTATCCCGGTGACGATCTTTATTCCCGTCGCAATGGTAGCCTTTCCCAATCAAACTCCCGAGCAGATCGTCAAAAATGCAAAGCGTTTCAAAAATGCCGGATTACTGCGTTGGGAGGACGGGAAAGACCACGAAATTCCGCAGGATTTTGCAGATATGATTGGCTGGAAAGAGCTGGCCGAAAAGGTCGACGCCGCCTACGCCAGCTCGCCCGATCCCGGCAATACACTGGTTCTCTGTGATAATTACGGACAGGCAGGCGCCATTAATTACTATACGAAAAAAGGAATCGACGCGGTGACTTTCAATGCAGATTATGTAAACTGGTTTGACCTCAGTAAGAGATATAAGCACGTGGTCAGGGTCAAAAATGCGTGGGAAAGGGAGGCGGAGATAGAAGAAACGTCGCCTCTTTTCACACAAGCGATTATCACGGACTCTATTACCAACCGGTATGCAAGAGAACGCGGCGCCACAATCTTTTTGTTTCTGGATGCCAAAGTCGATATCAACGGCAGGCTGGCAAAAGAAATCGAAGAAAGTCGCTGGTAA
- a CDS encoding sigma-70 family RNA polymerase sigma factor, whose translation MTADIANLLSELHRSLFGKMVAVLMYHTGIEELSVSEDIVQEAFAIAVDKWRDAVPEQPDAWLFATIRNLAYNHLKKEKRKQYPAVDQIAADQLLTSDRDLLRVLFSCLQPAYPPRVQLVVVLKYVCGLKTKHIAALLASGEDTISKTLYRWRVEQSRSDFMVAESVGNPDEQKIRMALKVLYVMFTAGYQLSEKGTLTDEQLCEDTLSLLQEMMKMNIVANGEVKALYALLLYNLARAESRTDQLDELTALAGQDRRRWNREMIVVANHYLLLSQKESSVASAWQLEAAIAYKHMHAGRFQETDWQGIASLYEKLVAFNSSPFTKIGQAAALYFGGNEAAAIEILSLLHANRFFRNYHLLHCFWAKMHADRNDTEHALASYKKALSCPVNAFERRFIEKEIGILMRIKH comes from the coding sequence GTGACCGCGGACATTGCCAATTTGCTTTCTGAGCTTCACCGCAGCCTTTTTGGTAAAATGGTCGCGGTGTTGATGTATCATACCGGTATTGAAGAGCTCTCTGTTTCGGAGGATATTGTGCAGGAGGCGTTCGCAATCGCGGTGGATAAATGGCGCGATGCTGTACCTGAACAACCCGACGCGTGGCTTTTTGCAACGATCAGAAACCTTGCCTATAATCATTTAAAAAAAGAAAAGCGCAAGCAATATCCGGCAGTTGATCAAATTGCTGCCGATCAGTTGCTGACCAGCGACCGCGATCTGCTGCGCGTGCTTTTTTCCTGTTTACAGCCTGCCTATCCGCCCAGGGTGCAGCTGGTGGTGGTATTGAAATATGTCTGCGGTTTAAAAACAAAACATATTGCGGCACTGCTTGCTTCCGGGGAGGATACCATTTCAAAAACGCTTTATCGCTGGCGTGTGGAACAATCACGCAGTGATTTTATGGTAGCGGAATCAGTAGGTAACCCTGATGAACAAAAGATAAGAATGGCGCTCAAAGTACTGTATGTGATGTTTACGGCAGGGTACCAGCTTTCCGAGAAGGGCACGCTCACCGACGAGCAGCTTTGCGAAGATACATTGAGTCTTTTACAGGAAATGATGAAGATGAATATTGTAGCCAATGGAGAGGTTAAAGCATTGTATGCGTTGTTGTTATACAATCTGGCAAGGGCGGAATCGAGAACTGACCAGCTCGACGAACTGACTGCACTTGCCGGGCAGGACCGCAGGCGCTGGAACCGGGAAATGATCGTCGTGGCCAATCATTACCTGTTGCTTTCTCAAAAGGAATCTTCCGTCGCCAGCGCGTGGCAGCTCGAAGCGGCGATAGCTTACAAACATATGCACGCGGGTAGGTTTCAGGAAACCGACTGGCAGGGTATCGCGTCGCTTTACGAGAAACTTGTGGCATTTAATTCGTCGCCGTTCACAAAAATAGGACAAGCCGCTGCTCTGTATTTTGGCGGAAATGAAGCCGCTGCAATTGAAATTTTAAGTCTGCTGCATGCGAACCGGTTTTTTCGTAACTACCATTTGCTCCATTGTTTCTGGGCAAAAATGCATGCGGATAGGAATGATACTGAACATGCTTTGGCAAGCTACAAAAAAGCACTTTCCTGCCCGGTCAATGCTTTCGAAAGACGGTTTATCGAAAAGGAAATAGGTATATTGATGAGAATTAAGCACTAA
- a CDS encoding YciI family protein, whose protein sequence is MKKFLLLIREDITRLSQMSEEEIQQDIAEMNSWVEELVRFDTFIAGEPLENEYRMVGKQVETDGLLMDAKEGISGYLMIQAESLQQAAAIAAQCPHIIQDKISIEVRPIMEIHQEP, encoded by the coding sequence ATGAAAAAGTTTCTATTGCTTATCCGTGAGGACATTACCCGGCTTTCGCAAATGTCGGAGGAAGAAATACAGCAAGATATCGCCGAAATGAACAGCTGGGTCGAAGAACTGGTCCGGTTCGATACTTTCATAGCCGGCGAGCCGCTTGAAAATGAATACAGGATGGTTGGAAAGCAGGTCGAAACCGACGGGCTGCTGATGGACGCCAAGGAAGGGATAAGTGGTTATCTGATGATCCAGGCTGAAAGTCTGCAGCAAGCCGCAGCAATTGCCGCACAGTGCCCGCATATTATTCAGGATAAAATCAGCATTGAGGTACGTCCGATTATGGAAATACACCAGGAACCGTGA
- a CDS encoding GlcG/HbpS family heme-binding protein: protein MNIKLEQAEAIIASAKAKAAEINTKMNICVVDTGANMVAFARMDGAWLGSVDIALKKAKTAVWFTMDTAELSPLVQPGQPLFNIEHSNGGLITFPGGVVIKNSGGEIIGAIGVSGSTVDDDHEVAAAGAASL, encoded by the coding sequence ATGAACATTAAATTGGAGCAGGCGGAAGCTATCATTGCATCTGCAAAAGCAAAAGCTGCGGAGATTAACACAAAAATGAATATTTGTGTGGTTGATACCGGGGCCAATATGGTGGCTTTCGCACGAATGGACGGTGCCTGGCTGGGGTCGGTTGATATTGCTTTGAAAAAAGCAAAAACGGCTGTCTGGTTCACTATGGACACCGCCGAGCTGAGCCCGCTGGTACAGCCTGGCCAGCCGCTGTTTAACATTGAGCATTCCAATGGAGGGCTCATCACCTTTCCGGGCGGTGTGGTTATAAAAAATTCCGGCGGGGAGATTATCGGCGCAATAGGTGTGAGCGGAAGTACGGTGGACGATGATCACGAAGTGGCGGCGGCAGGCGCGGCTTCGCTATAA
- a CDS encoding ABC transporter permease, whose protein sequence is MISNYFKIAWRNLLKSKFYSLINGTGLTLGLSVGILILLWVQDELSFDRFHKQADHIYKLENLVGTGSSKQIWTTTVAPIATQGKNELPEIKGAVRLSYNDSYTLFRYKDKVFNETNSLFADPSLFSVFDFKLVKGDEGRPFTDDNTIVLTETTAKKYFGNEDPIGKILNANDRVSFTVSGVVKDFPKNSTIQGDLFLPIGKLFRNRYGSGQGRNENNDFHEFNYSTYFLLQPGTIVAGLADKLRDIHLRNKPDDTDLTYLLHPLTKKHLYQADGSNGGIETVRMFVVIALLILGIACINYINLSTARSMLRSKEVSMRKIVGAARKQLFLQFIIETALVFVIASTVAVVLIYSLLPLYNQLSGKQLVFDFTNIQIWKVIGLTLMGTLTVSSIYPAILLSSFEPLRAFKGKASAKISDVAMRKVLVVTQFAVSVILIIGTFVISTQLDYIHSKALGYDKNHVLSFNMRSMGEHFEAVKADLLNQPGITAVTRAGSNIVRIGSQTGSSDWDGKEKGETMMIRPMAIEKDFLSFFKMQLVEGQGFTGSVSDSTHFILNETAVRASRMKDPIGKRFKIWDLEGTIIGVVKDFHTTSMRKSIDPAVFYYNADHANQIYIKTTGNDAEKAIAAAERSWKKYNGDFEFSYTFLDQAFNDLYRSEQQSGTLFNLFAGIAIIISCLGLFGLAAYTAQVRTREIGVRKVLGSSVPAIVSLLAKDFIRLILIAIVIAIPIAWYGMNSWLQDFAYKISISWWMFAAAGGMALAVALITISYQSIRAALMDPVKSLRSE, encoded by the coding sequence ATGATCAGCAACTACTTCAAAATCGCCTGGCGCAACCTGTTAAAGAGCAAATTCTATTCGCTTATCAATGGTACGGGGCTTACACTCGGGCTGAGTGTCGGTATACTGATCCTGCTCTGGGTGCAGGATGAACTGAGTTTTGACCGGTTCCACAAGCAAGCCGACCATATCTATAAACTCGAAAATCTGGTAGGGACGGGATCCAGCAAGCAGATCTGGACTACGACAGTCGCGCCCATTGCCACACAGGGAAAAAATGAGCTGCCGGAGATCAAAGGCGCGGTGCGGCTGTCGTACAATGACTCCTATACTTTATTCAGGTATAAAGACAAGGTTTTCAACGAGACGAATTCACTTTTCGCGGATCCGTCGCTGTTTTCGGTATTCGATTTCAAGCTGGTCAAAGGGGATGAAGGCCGCCCTTTTACCGATGACAATACCATTGTGCTAACCGAGACCACGGCGAAAAAATACTTTGGAAATGAGGATCCGATTGGTAAGATTTTGAATGCAAATGATCGGGTCAGCTTCACAGTGAGCGGCGTGGTGAAGGATTTTCCGAAAAACTCAACAATTCAGGGCGATCTTTTTCTGCCGATCGGAAAACTGTTCCGCAATAGATACGGCAGCGGTCAGGGGCGGAATGAGAACAATGACTTCCACGAGTTCAATTACAGTACCTATTTTTTACTGCAACCCGGCACGATAGTAGCGGGCCTGGCGGATAAGCTCCGCGATATTCATTTACGCAACAAACCGGACGACACCGACCTGACTTACCTGTTGCACCCGCTTACGAAAAAACATCTTTATCAGGCCGATGGATCGAATGGGGGTATTGAAACCGTGCGGATGTTTGTCGTGATCGCGTTGCTTATCCTGGGAATTGCCTGTATTAATTACATTAATCTTTCAACTGCCCGCTCGATGCTGCGATCGAAGGAAGTAAGTATGCGCAAAATCGTCGGCGCGGCGCGGAAGCAGCTCTTTCTGCAATTCATTATTGAAACAGCACTCGTTTTTGTAATTGCATCAACGGTCGCGGTGGTGCTTATTTATTCTTTGCTGCCACTTTACAACCAGCTATCCGGCAAACAGCTCGTTTTTGATTTTACCAATATTCAAATCTGGAAGGTAATCGGGCTTACACTTATGGGGACACTGACCGTTTCGAGCATTTACCCGGCGATTCTTCTGTCGTCTTTCGAGCCGCTCAGGGCTTTCAAAGGCAAAGCTTCGGCTAAGATCAGCGATGTCGCAATGCGTAAAGTGCTTGTAGTTACGCAGTTCGCGGTATCCGTGATCCTGATTATAGGCACCTTTGTGATCAGTACCCAGCTTGACTACATTCATTCCAAAGCATTGGGATACGATAAAAACCACGTGTTATCCTTCAATATGCGAAGTATGGGTGAGCATTTCGAGGCAGTGAAAGCGGATCTGCTCAATCAGCCGGGCATTACGGCCGTGACCCGGGCAGGTAGTAATATTGTCCGGATCGGCAGTCAGACGGGCAGTAGCGACTGGGACGGAAAGGAAAAGGGGGAAACGATGATGATCCGCCCGATGGCGATCGAGAAGGATTTTTTGTCATTCTTTAAAATGCAGCTGGTTGAAGGGCAGGGGTTTACGGGTTCTGTATCTGATTCTACCCATTTTATATTGAATGAAACCGCCGTTAGAGCCAGCCGGATGAAAGACCCGATTGGAAAACGGTTTAAGATATGGGACCTGGAAGGTACGATCATCGGCGTAGTGAAAGATTTTCACACTACTTCAATGAGAAAAAGTATCGACCCGGCTGTATTTTATTACAATGCGGATCATGCCAACCAGATTTACATTAAAACAACCGGCAATGACGCAGAGAAAGCTATTGCAGCTGCGGAACGTTCGTGGAAAAAGTACAATGGAGATTTTGAGTTTTCGTATACCTTTTTAGACCAGGCATTTAATGATCTGTACAGATCCGAACAGCAGAGCGGCACCTTATTTAATCTTTTTGCCGGTATTGCAATTATAATATCCTGTCTCGGACTGTTCGGTTTGGCAGCATACACTGCGCAAGTTCGCACCCGCGAGATCGGAGTCCGAAAAGTGCTGGGATCGAGCGTGCCTGCTATTGTCAGCCTTCTTGCGAAAGATTTTATCCGGCTTATTCTGATCGCTATCGTGATCGCAATACCAATCGCCTGGTACGGCATGAACAGCTGGTTACAGGATTTTGCTTACAAAATCAGCATTTCCTGGTGGATGTTTGCTGCTGCGGGCGGAATGGCACTTGCGGTGGCCCTAATTACCATCAGCTACCAGAGCATCCGGGCAGCATTGATGGATCCGGTGAAAAGTCTGCGAAGCGAATAA